ACACCGCTCATGCGCGTTTGCGCCGAGAATGGAATAAAGCTGGCACCCATGCTGCTCAGGTCGCGTTCGCGCAGGTTAAATTTCTGCTTCGCCAATACCACGATGCTGCGTCCTTCCGGCGTCTCATCGGCCAGCGATGCCAGCTGCGCCGCATCGGCCAACTGCTGCTCGCTGACGCCCGGCGCGGGCAAGAACTGCGTCGCCTGACGGTTACCGAGCGTGATGGTGCCGGTTTTATCCAGCATCAGCACATCGACGTCACCCGCCGCTTCCACCGCACGGCCGCTGGTGGCGATAACGTTGGCGCCGAGCATACGGCTCATCCCCGCCACACCGATGGCCGACAGCAGGCCGCCGATGGTGGTCGGAATCAAACACACCAGCAGCGCCACCAGCACCGTGATGCTCACTGGCGTGCCGCCATAAGCGGAGAACGGCCACAGCGTAACGGTTGCCAGCAGGAACACGATCGTCAGCGACACCAGCAGAATGGTCAGCGCCACTTCGTTCGGCGTTTTACGGCGTTTGGCGCCTTCCACCATCGCAATCATGCGGTCGAGGAAGGTTTCACCCGGATTGACGCTGCACTGCACCACCAGCCAGTCAGAGAGAATGCGCGTACCGCCGGTTACCGATGAGAAATCCCCGCCCGATTCACGGATCACCGGTGCGGATTCACCGGTAATCGCGCTCTCATCCACCGATGCGCCGCCCTCCAGCACTTCGCCGTCGCAGGGGATGATGTCGCCGGCTTCCACCAGCACCACATCGCCCTTGCGCAGCGTATCGGCGGCCACGTTATGCCACGCTGCGCCGTAGCGCGCTTCCGCCAGTTTTTTCGCATCGCTGGTTTTGCTGATGCCTTTCAGGCTGTTGGCCTGCGCCTTACTGCGCCCTTCCGCCAGCGCTTCGGCGAAGTTGGCAAACAGCACGGTAAACCACAGCCAGATGGCGACGCTGGCGGTAAAGCCCGCGCTGCCGCTGAGCGAGCCGGTTGCCATGCCGACCGCCAATACCGAGGTCAGCACGCTGCCGATCCACACCAAAAACATCACCGGATTGCGGAACTGCACGCGTGGATCGAGTTTTTTCAGCGCATCCAGCATGGCAACGCGAGTGAGCGCCGCATCAAACAGCGCCAGTTGTTGACGACTCATGATTCCGTTATCCCTGAATTAATTGCAGATGTTCCGCGACCGGGCCAAGTGCCAGCGCGGGGATGAACGTCAATGCGCCCACCAGCAAGACGGTGCCAATCAGCAGCGCGATAAACAGCGGGCCGTGCGTTGGCAGCGTGCCGTTGCCCACCGGCTGAATTTTCTTCGCCGCCAGCGAACCGGCAATCGCCAGCACCGGAATGATGATGCCGAAACGCCCCACCAACATGCAGAAGCCCAGCAGCAGGTTCCAGAACGGCGTGTTGGCGCTGAGTCCCGCAAAGGCGCTGCCGTTGTTGTTGGCCGCCGATGACACCGCGTACAGCACTTCGCTAAAGCCATGAATACCCGGATTGGCCATGCCCGCGCGTCCGGCGTCGGTCATCATTGCCAGCGCGCTCCCGAGCAGCACCAGCGTTGGCGTCACCAGAATCGCCAGCGCGGTCATCTTCATCTCCCACACGTCGATCTTTTTGCCCATGTATTCCGGCGTGCGACCGATCATCAACCCGGCGATAAACACACCGAGCAGCACGAACAGCAGCATGCCGTACAGGCCCGCGCCGACGCCGCCAAACACCACTTCGCCTAGCTGCATCAACCACATCGGCACCATGCCGCCAAGCGCCGTAAAGGAGTCATGCATCGCGTTGACCGCTCCGCACGACGCGGCGGTGGTGATCACCGCGAACAGGCTGGAGTTGAGAATGCCGAAGCGCGTCTCCTTGCCTTCCATGTTGATGGCGCTGTCCGCGCCAAGCGCGAGAAAGTGCGGATTACCGCGCAGTTCGGCCCACATCACGGTGATCACCGCGAGCACGAACATGATGGTCATCGCCCACAGCAGCATGTGGCCCTGACGACGATCGCCAAGATGCTGACCAAAGGTGAAACAGAGCGCCGCTGGAATCAGGAAGATGCTCAGCATCTGCACGAAGTTAGTCAGCGCCGTCGGGTTTTCGAACGGATGTGCTGAGTTAACGTTGAAGAAACCGCCGCCGTTGGTGCCAAGCATTTTGATCGCTTCCTGCGACGCCACCGGACCGAGCGGCAGCGTCTGCCGCGCCCCTTCCAGCGTGGTGAGCGCATGGTAAGGTTCGAAGGTTTGAATGCTGCCCTGGCTGACGAAGAACAGCGCCATCGCTAAGCTGATCGGCAGCAGCACGTAAACGGTGATGCGCGTCAGGTCGCGCCAGGCGTTGCCGAGCGTCGCCAGCGAACGGTTAGCGAAACCACGAATCAGCGCAAACGCCACCGCGATACCGGTCGCCGCCGACAGGAAGTTCTGCACCGTCAGGCCCGCCATCTGACTGAAATAGCTCAGCGTGCTTTCGCCCGCGTAGGATTGCCAGTTGGTGTTAGTGACAAAGCTGATGGCGGTATTCAGCGCCAAATCCCAACTCAGATTGGGCAGATGCTGCGGGTTAAGCGGCAGCGCCGCCTGCGACATCAACATCAGCAATAACACAGCAAAACCGAGTGCGTTAAACAGCAGAATCGCCAGCAGATAGTGCGGCCAGCGCATGGCGGCGCCATCCGAACCGGCCAGCCGCCACAGCGCGCGTTCGGTGCGCGGCAGCAGCGGCTTGTCGGCGACAAAGTGCGCGAGGAGACGTCCCAGCGGTTGTGCCAGCACCATCAGCACCAGCAGGAACACCGCAATCAGCAAGAATGCATTCGCAGCCATCAGAACGCCTCCGCATTAAGCAGGGCATAAATCAGGTAGCCCAGAAGAACAAATACCAGCACGATGCCGGTTATCACGCCCACGCTCACAGCAACCTCCAGAGGATTTGGTAGTGCTGTAAGCATGCGCGGCGCGGCATAAAGAAGAGGTAAAAAGGCGGGAATCAGGCGTAAATAAAGTATAAAAATGGTGCGAAATTAAGCGGTTTCCAGTGCCCAGATGCGATTCAAATCGATGTTCTGCCACAAACCGCTGTCTTCCGCGCCGGTGATGCTGTCGGTGCAGAAGCTGTCGCCGAGATCGAGCTCCTCCGGTTTAACCTCGCGCTGGGCGTGCAAAGACCAGAACACGTGCACTTTGGGCTTCAGCAGCGATTTCTCTCCGGCCTGCACCACCAGCGCTACGCGCCCGGAAGCCAGACGTACCAGCGATCCCACCGGATAAATGCCGATAGTGCGTACAAAAGCGTGCAGCAGCGTGTTGTCGAAGTGACCGCGCCAGCTCAGCATGTTGTGCATTGCCTCAGCAGGCGTCCAGCCTTTGCGATACGGCCGATTCGACGTCACGGCATCGTAGACGTCACACACCGACGCCATACGCGCATACAGCGAGATTTCGTCCCCTTTCAGGCCATGTGGATAGCCATTGCCGTCATACTTTTCATGATGATGCAGCGCAATATCCAGCAGATCTTCGCCGGCATCGGCTTCCATCAGCATCTGCGCGCCAACAATTGGGTGCTGCCGCATCACGGTGAACTCTTCATCGCTCAGCTTGCCGGGCTTGTTGAGAATCTCCAGCGGTACCGCCGCTTTACCGACATCGTGCAGCAAGCCGCCCATACCAACGCGACGCAGCTGGTGCTCATCAAGGCCCATTTTTTTGCCGAGCGAAATCATCAAGCCGCACACCGCCATCGAGTGCAGGTAAGTGTAATCGTCGTGATTTTTCAGCCGCGCCACGCTGAGAAGCGCCGTCGGTTCGCGGGTGATCGAACCGGCAATTTGATCGACCAGATCAAGGGTGTAATCGAGGTCGAGGCCTTGCCCCATGCGCGCCTCGTTAAACATCGCCAGCACCTGCGGTTTACCCTGATTGAAGATGCTTTGCGCCTGATCCATCTCCTGAAAAAAAGGCGTTTGCGGAATATCTTTTTTTGGCGCCGGCGCCACCGGCGCCTGAACAGATTTGTCGAGATCGATCCACAGTTGCAGGATCCCTTCATTGCGGATCATCGCGATCTGGCGTTTATCAGTGATCAGCATTTGGTTGCGAATGCGCTTATCTTTGACCCACCAAACCTCCAGTTTGTGGATAAACATTCCCTGCCGCAGTTCGTCAACGTTAATCAGCTTTATCACGATATCGCTCCTTAATATCAGTGGGTGGTAAGGAGATATCGGCAGCTGAGCAAAAAATCTTCAGAGTGGATTTGTGCGATCGGGGAGGATTGTGAGGGAGGTGCGCATCGATGCGCACCCTACGGGAACAATGTTTACGCCACCGCGGCAGCGCGCTGCGCTAAAAAGACATTCAACGGCGTTACGCGGCTCAATTCTTCCTGAGTTCTGGCATCGTTTTCCACTTCCCATAGATCCAGATGGCGCTGCAAATTCAGCCACAAGTCGACAGAGGTATCGAAAACAGCTGCCAGACGATACGCCATTTCGGTGGTCAGTTTTCGGTTGTTATTGACTAACGCGCTGACGGTATTGCGGTGCACATTCAGCATTTCTGCCAGGTCATTCACCTTGAGGTTAAGCGGCTCAAGAAATTCGTACTGCAGAACATCGCCAACGCTGGTCGGTTTACGCATCGCCTGTTTCATGGTTGTTTCTCTTTAACTGTTAGTACTTTGCCACAAGTGGCTGCTAGCGGTGTTTACGGTAAGTATGTGGGTCAAGATAAAGATCTCTTGCCTCGCCATTCGTCCATTGAAAAATGAGTCGATACTGCTCATTGATCCGAATTGAGTAGTAACCGAGCAGCGGAGGTTTCAATGCCTCAAAGCGATTACCCGGTGGTGATCGCAAATCATGATGCGATGTTGCCGCATGGATGATGTCGAGTTTGCGCGCCAGTGCAGACTCTATAATGACCGGAATATGCTTATGCGGCGTTGCATAAACAAAAAATAAATGCAGCCAATCATCCCTGAAACTGTGAATTGAACCCTTCATTTGCCGCCGTACCAAGGTGTAAACATGGCAGGCAATTTATTGCACTTATGCACTGTGCTAAAGTGCAATATATAACATCATAGCGAATTTCAGATCGAGATTCCAAAAAATAATCAGAAGTCATTAAACCGCTTTAACGCCGCTCTCTTTCGCCCGGTTTTGATAAGCGTCTGCGGAATTATGCTCCTCGCCAACACGCTCTATCGGCCCCATCACCAGCAGGAACAACAGTGCGGCGACCACGCAGTGCGCACCGACGAACACCAACCCGATGCTGTAGCTGCCGGTTAAGCCGACGATGATGCCGAACAGCAGCGGCGTGATGAAACCAGCCATATTGCCGATGCCGTTAAATATCGATCCCGCCAGACCAACCGCCTCTTTTGGCGCGGTATCGCTGACAATTGTCCAGGTGCCCGCGCCCGCCGCCACGCCTTTGCCAAAGAAGGCGAATGACATGATGGCGATAATACCGACGTTGCTGGGAATGACCGCCGCCAGAATCAGCGACGCCGCCATCAACATGCCGACGATATACGGCGTTTTGCGCGCCCACGACAGGCTCCAGCCGTTCGCCAGCAGTTTGTCAGAGATATAGCCACCGCTGATGCCGCCGAGGAAGCCGAAGAGTGCCGGCGCGATGGTGGCGAAGCCGGCATCCAGAATGTTCATGCCGCGCGCCTGCACCAGATAGATCGGGAACCAGGTAATAAAGAAGTAGCTCAGCGCAATGGTGCAATATTGTCCGATATAGGCGCACCACAGCATGCGGTTGCTCAGCAGCTTTTTAAACATCGCTTTGCTCAGTGGCGGGCGGGCTTTTAAGGTGTGCGCCTCATCAATATCAACCAGCGCGCCACCCTGCTCGATATAGCGCAGCTCGGCATCTGAAACCTGCGGATGGTGGCGCGGGCTGCGCATAAAGCCCATCCAGACAAATACCGCCAGCACACCAATGCCGCCCAGCACGAAGAACGGCCATTCCCAGCCAAAGCGTGATACCAGCCAGCCGGAGAGCGGCGAGAAGATAGCCACAGCAAAATATTGCGCCGAGGCGAAGAGTGAAGAGGCGCGGCCCCTTTCGGCGCTCGGGAACCACATGATTACCGCGCGCGCATTGGCGGGAAAACTCGGCGCTTCAATCAAACCCAACGCGAAACGCAGCGCAAACATCAGCGTCAGCGCCATGGTCATGCCGCTGGAGAACTCGCCGACAAAGCCCATCAGTAGCGTGGCGATCGACCACAGCGCCAGCGTCACGCCATAGACCTTTTTGGTGCCGAAGCGATCGAGAAACAGGCCGCCGGGGATCTGGCCGATCACGTAAGCCCAGCTAAACGCTGAGAGGATCAGGCCAAGCTGGATCGCCGAAAGTCCAAACTCCTCTTTGATCGCCGATCCGGAGATCGACAGGATCGAACGGTCGGCGTATGCCACCACGGAAAGAAACAGGATCAAACATAAGATCCCGACGCGTACGTGGCTGTTCTGCCTGAGATTATTGGCTTGTTGCATAGGCTGAATTCCTCAATTGAAGCGCGCGATGTCTTGCCGGAATACCGCTTTATTTCCCATATTCAGCAACTATAGAGAGCCGGTTCAGCCGCGGTCATTGTGCGAATGGAGGAATCGCGCGGGCAAAATGGCGTCGGATTTGGCATCTGCCACAAAGTGAGGTGCGGCGCCGCACAGAACCTTAAAAAACAGCGTGCTGTTGCACGGGAATGTGCGCTAACGCCAGGAAAATAGTTCGCATCGAAACTATGAGCGCGCAAAGAGATGGCGCACCCGAGATCAAAGTGTGCGCTTAGCAGCAAAATCCATCCATGCCGATTGTCAGCCTTCGGGCGGACTCGTAGTCTGAAAATGATTTCATTGAGCCATTTTCATCATCAATGGAACATTTATTCTAATAACAAGCTTACTCTGGAGTCTGCGATGAAAACCCTCAAGGCAATAGTGTTACTCGGCCTGCTCACTACTTCAGCCTCGGCACTGGCGGAAAAAATTGGCGTATCAATGGCCTACTTCGATCAGAACTTCCTGACGATTATTCGCCAGTCGATCGATAAAGAAGCCAAAGCGCGCGGACTCGACATTCAGTTTGAAGATGCACGCGGTGACGTTGGCCGCCAAACCGATCAGGTGCAGAGTTTTATCGGTTCAGGTGTGGACGCCATCATCGTCGATCCGGTTGATTCCGCCAGCACGCCGCAGCTGACCAAGCTGGCGCAGCAGGCCAAAATTCCACTGGTGTACGTTAACCGCACGCCGGGTGATAAATCGCTGCCGCCAGGCGTGGTGTTTGTCGGTTCCGACGAGCGTGAATCCGGCACCTTGCAGATGGAAGCGCTGGCAAAAATGGCCAATTACCAAGGCAACGTGGCGATCATGATCGGTAACCTGTCTGATGCCGGTGCGCTGCAACGTACCAAAGACGTTGAGCAGGTGGTGGCGAAATATCCCGGCATGAAAGTGGTGCAGAAGCAGCCCGCCAACTATGCGCGTAATGAAGGCATGGATCTGATGAACAACTGGCTGGGCAACGATGAAGCGATTGATATTGTGGCGGCCAATAACGATGAGATGGCGATTGGCGCGGCAATGGCGCTCGCCAAAGGCAACAAGAAAGTGCTGGTTGGCGGCATCGATGCCACGCCAGATGGCCTGAAAGCGCTGTCGCAGGACAAAATTCAGGTCACGGTGTTCCAGGATGCGGTCGGCCAGGGCAAAGCGTCGGTGGATGTGGCGCAGAAGCTGATTAAAGGCGAGAAAGTCGATTCACACGTGTGGATCCCATTTGAGCTGGTGACCAAAGAGAATATGCAGAAGTACGTGGATAAGAGTCAGTAACAGGTCAAATTCGCGCGATAAATCGCGCCGCTACAAAAATGTGCACAACCCGTAGCGGCGCAATTTATTGCGCAAAATTAATCAGTTTTTAGTTTAGCCATCTGCACAATATCGTGATATTCACCATCGCGCAGGCAGGCTTTGCGCTTCACGCCTTCGCGCTCGAAGCCCAATTTTTGATACAGGCCAAGCGCACGTTCGTTGTCGTGGAACACTTCCAGCTCGATGCGCATAATCCCCAGCCAGTTGTAAGCGTAATCCATGGCGTTACGAATCAGCTTTTCACCAATGCCGCGTCCGCCAAAGGCTGGATCGACGCCGATACCAAAACTGATGCTGTGGCGGGTACGCGGGCGCTGTTCCACAAATAGCGTCAGCTCGCCGACCATCGCGCCATCAATCTCCGCCACAAAGCCGATATACCCCAGCTCATCCATCTTCTCGAACTTCTTCTGCCATGTGGCCACGCTGGGACACGGCAGCTGCGTGGTCCAGCGATACACCTCAGGATGGCTGTAAAGGCGTTGGTAGGCGGCGGCATCGCCCGGTTCGCGACCGCGAATGAGTAAATCCATGTCGGTAATCCCTTTTCACTTGCACTAAGCTGTTAACTCTCACCAATTCGGGAAGAGTGACTCTATGTTGTATCGTCGTTTTGAACGTTTTATCAATATTTTCCAGGATGCGCCAACCGATTCCCCGCCCTCCAGCGTCTGGCCATTTTACTTTTACTATCTGCGTCAGGTATGGCCGAGCTTTGTCGCCCTGCTGATTGTTGGCTTAGCGCAGGCGCTGATTGAAGTGGCGCTGTTTAGCTATCTCAGCCGCATCATTGACCTCGTCAATCACTCCACGCCCGCCACGCTGTTCAGCGATAACTGGCCGACACTGCTGTGGATGGGAGTGGTGGCACTGATTCTGCGGCCGCTGGTGATTGCCGCGCACGACATGCTGGTGCACCAAAGCATTAACCCGAGCATGACCAGCATGATCCGCTGGCAGCATCACAACTACGTGCTGCGCCAAAGCCTGAACTTCTTCCAGAACGATTTTGCCGGGCGCATCGCCCAGCGCATCATGCAAACCGGTAACTCGCTGCGGGATTCCGCGGTACAGCTGGTGGATGCGATCTGGCACGTGGTGATTTATGCGGTGACCTCGCTGGTGCTGTTCGCCGAAGCCGACTGGCGCCTGATGATTCCGCTGGTGATCTGGATAGTCGCCTACAGCGTGTCGCTGAGCTTTTTCGTGCCGCGCGTCAAGCAGCGTTCGGTGGTGTCATCGGAAGCACGCTCCAAATTGATGGGCACCATCGTCGATGGCTACACCAATATCGCCACCATCAAACTGTTCTCGCATAACGATCTGGAGAAGCGTTACGCGCGCGAGGCGATTCAGGAGCAAACCGACAAAACTCAGCATGCCAGCCGCATGGTGACCACCATGGATATCACGCTCTCAACGCTGAATGGCCTGCTGATTGTCAGCACCTCGGCGCTGGCGTTGTGGCTGTGGAGCCAGTCGCTAATCAGCGTTGGTGCGATTGCGCTGGCGACCGGTTTGGTGATCCGTCTGGTGAACATGTCCGGCTGGATCATGTGGGTAGTCAACGGCATCTTCGAAAATATCGGCATGGTGCAGGATGGCCTGAATACCATTGCCCAGCCGCTGAGCGTGCAGGATGAACCGCACGCCAAAAAGATGCAGGTGACGCGCGGCCAGATCCGCTTTGAGGATGTACGTTTCGATTACGGTGGCAGCCGCCAGGTGATTAACCGCCTCAATCTCAACATCAAGCCGGGCGAGAAGATCGGTTTGATTGGGCCATCCGGCGCCGGCAAATCCACCATGGTGAATCTGCTGCTGCGGCTGTATGACATCAACAGCGGACGCATTGTGATTGACGATCAGAACATCGCCGAAGTGACGCAAGAGAGCCTGCGCGGGCAAATCGGCATGATCACCCAGGATACCTCGCTGCTGCACCGCTCGATTCGCGACAACCTGCTGTATGGTCGTCCGGATGCGACGGAAGCGGAGCTGCAGGCGGCGATTATCCGCGCACGCGCCGACGAGTTCATTCCGCTGCTCTCCGATCCGCAAGGCCGTACCGGGCTGGATGCGCACGTTGGCGAGCGCGGCGTGAAACTGTCGGGCGGCCAGCGTCAGCGTATCGCTATCGCCCGCGTATTGCTGAAAGATGCGCCGATTCTGATCATGGATGAAGCCACCTCCGCGCTCGACTCCGAGGTAGAAGCGGCGATTCAGGAGAGTCTGGAAACGCTGATGCAGGGCAAAACGGTGATTGCCATCGCGCACCGTCTCTCTACCATCGCCAAAATGGATCGCCTGGTGGTGCTGGAGAAAGGTGAGATTGTCGAGATGGGCAATCACCGCGAACTGCTGGCACAAGGCGGCTTGTACGCGCGCCTGTGGCAGCATCAAACCGGTGGTTTTGTCGGCGCGGATTAATCGCCGCGTCGATACGGCAGGGCGTCGCGCGCCTCAAGCGCCCAGGCGTGCACGCCCTGCCGTTCCTGTAGCAGAAAATCAGCCACCGCATCCCGCAAACCCGGATGACACAGATAGTGCCAGGAATGGGTGATCTGCGGTTCAAAGCCGCGTACCAGCTTGTGCTCGCCCTGCGCACCGGCATCAAAACGCTGCAAACCTTCCGCAATGGCGAAATCCATGCCCTGATAAAAACAGGTTTCAAAATGCAGCCTATCAAACTCCGCCAGGCAGCCCCAGTAGCGACCATACAGCGTATTGCCATCCACTAAACAGAAGGCCATCGCCGCCGGTTGGCCTTGCAGCGTCGAAATCACCACGCGAATCGAACGCGGCATCCGTTCTGCCAGCAAGCTAAAAAACTGACGCGTCAGATAGGGTCGCTGACCGCGCACCGCATAAGTGTTGGCGTAACAGGTGTAGATGAAATCCCACTGATCTTCGCGCAGCTCATCGCCGCGATACCAGGTGAAGTCGAAACCGCTGCTCATCACCTGCTCACGCTCTTTGCGCAGCTGTTTGCGTTTGCGCGACATCAGCGTGTCGAGGAAATCCTGAAAATCACGATAGCCTTTGTTGTGCCAGTGATACTGCAAGCCAAGGCGCTCCAGCCAGTCCGGCTGTTGCTGCATCAACGCGTTGGCGAACGGCGTGGTGAAGTTGATATGTGCACCGCTGAGGCCATGTTCAAACAGGTGATCCGGCAGCGCGCCGAGCAGTTGCAGCACCGCGTTTTCATCGCCCAGCAGACGTCCGCCGGTCACCGGGCTGAACGGAATCGCGCCCAGCCATTTCGGATAATAAGCAATGCCAGCGCGTTGACAGGCTTCCGCCCACGCATGGTCAAACACATATTCACCGCGCGAATGGCGTTTGCGATAGCCCGGCAGCGCCGCGCGCAGCGTGCCGTTCTCGCGCCACAGCAGATGCTCGGGCTGCCAGCCGTTTTCCGGCCGCACGCTGCCGCTCTGCTCTAATGTCAGAAGAAAGGCGTGGCGTAAAAAAGGTTGATCGTCAGGTAACAGCGCATCCCATTCGACAGCGGAGATCTCCGCCAGCGACGACAGATGAAGCAAAGACATTCACGGCTCCCGGCCAGATGAAAGCGAAAGTCTAGTTCAACAGGTTTTCCCGCGCGGGAAAAGGTGCAGCGCACTGAATGCGTAGTCGCGGGGCTATCTGGCAAAAGTACGTGCTTCACACCGTTCAACTGATTCCAAAATGGAAATAATAAAAGCCATTTTGCCCGGATTATCATGCATTCAGCAGGACTGTATGCTCTCTTCATCAATGTAGAGGAGCAAGATTATGCTGGTAAACGGTAAGTGGAGTGCAGAGTGGCATCCGGTGCAAGCCACCGACAAACAGGGCGGATTTGTGCGTCAGACTTCCAGTTTTCGTCACTGGATTACCGCAGATGGCTCCAGCGAATTTGCGGCCGAGCCGGATCGTTATCATCTTTATGTGGCGCTGATTTGTCCGTGGGCTTCACGTACGCTGCTAGCGCGCAGCCTGAAGGGGCTGAATGACGTGATTAGCGTGTCGGTGGTTGAACCGCAGCTCGGCGCACAAGGCTGGCACTTCGGCGATTACCCCGGCGCGGATCGCGACTGGCTTAACAACGCTGAATATCTTCACGAGCTTTACACCCGCGCCGATGCCGATTTTACCGGGCGCGCCACCGTGCCGGTGCTGTGGGATAAGAAAACGCAAACCATCGTTAATAACGAATCAGCGGATATCCTGCGCATGTTGAACAGCGGCTTTGGCGCGCTGGCGGACGATCGCATCGATCTTTATCCCGAGGATCTGCGTGCAGAGATCGACGCGCTGAATGAATCGATCTATCCGCGCCTGAATAACGGCGTTTATCGCACCGGCTTCGCCACCACGCAAGTGAGCTATCAGCAGGCGTTTAACGACGTGTTCAGCCAGCTGGATGAGCTGGAGCTGCGTTTGCAGGATGGCCGCACTTTCCTGCTTGGCGAGCGCTTAACCGAAGCGGATATTCGCCTGTTCGTCACGCTGGTGCGCTTTGACGCCGCCTATCACGGCCTGTTTAAATGCAACCTGCGCCGCCTGCGCGACTATCCGCTGCTCGATCGTTATCTGAAGAGTATGCTGTCGGTCTCTGGTGTGCGTCAGACGGTGAATATCGACCATATCAAGCAGGGCTATTATTCGATTAAAGCGCTGAATCCCAACGGCATTGTGCCGGCTGGCCCGGATCTGGCGGCCTACGGTTTATAAGGAGCAGTGCGATGGCAAAAGCGTTAGTGATTTTTTTACACGGTGTCGGCAGTAACGGCGACGATCTGGCGGTACTCGGTGAGCATTGGGCGCGTCTGCTGCCGGATGTGGCATTTGCCTCGCCAAATGCGCCCTTTCCGTTTGAACATGCGATGGGTTATCAGTGGTTTAGCCTGACCGGCATCACGCCGGAAAACCGTCCGGCGCGGGTGCGCGAAGCACGCGCCGCCTTTGATGACACGCTGCAGCAGCTGATGGCGCAACACGACATGGCAGACGCGTGGGACAAACTCATTTTAGTCGGCTTTTCGCAAGGTTCGATCATGGCATTGGATGCGCTGGCCTCTGGCCGTTATCCGCTGGCGGGCGTGGTGGCATTTTCCGGTCGTCTGGCGTTTGAAGGCGCTTTAACGCCGCAGCCGTATACGCCCGCACTGCTGATTCACGGCAAAGCCGATGATGTGATTCCGTTTAGCGAAAGCGAATCGGCGTTGCAGCGTTTGCAACAGGCGGGCGTGACGGTGGAAGCGCGTTATGAAGCCGCGACCGGCCACACCATTTCATCGCAGGGCGCGATGGATGCAGCCGGTTTTATCGCCCAATGTTTGCAGGATTAAGGCCAGTAACGGTTTAATGCCTGCCACGCCTTGTGCGCAGCCACATCTGCTGGCTGCGCTTTCAGCTCATCATTGAATACTTCAATGCCGACCGGACCGCTATAGCCGGCACTTTTCAGCTTATCGACAAAGCGTTCCACTTCGATGATGCCATCGCCCGGCAACAGGCGCTGATGACGCGCATACTCGCTGAGCGGCTGCTTCTCCTGCGGCGGCATCTCTGCCATGTCGCACAGCTGCACTTCATAGATGCGATCGGCGGGAATGCCATCCAGCTGTGACGCATCGCCGCCCAACGCGCAGATGTGGAACAGATCGACCACCAGCCCAATATTCGGCTGATCCAGCCGCTGCAGCCGTTCC
The sequence above is drawn from the Pantoea nemavictus genome and encodes:
- a CDS encoding alpha/beta hydrolase, whose amino-acid sequence is MAKALVIFLHGVGSNGDDLAVLGEHWARLLPDVAFASPNAPFPFEHAMGYQWFSLTGITPENRPARVREARAAFDDTLQQLMAQHDMADAWDKLILVGFSQGSIMALDALASGRYPLAGVVAFSGRLAFEGALTPQPYTPALLIHGKADDVIPFSESESALQRLQQAGVTVEARYEAATGHTISSQGAMDAAGFIAQCLQD
- a CDS encoding glutathione S-transferase family protein; the protein is MLVNGKWSAEWHPVQATDKQGGFVRQTSSFRHWITADGSSEFAAEPDRYHLYVALICPWASRTLLARSLKGLNDVISVSVVEPQLGAQGWHFGDYPGADRDWLNNAEYLHELYTRADADFTGRATVPVLWDKKTQTIVNNESADILRMLNSGFGALADDRIDLYPEDLRAEIDALNESIYPRLNNGVYRTGFATTQVSYQQAFNDVFSQLDELELRLQDGRTFLLGERLTEADIRLFVTLVRFDAAYHGLFKCNLRRLRDYPLLDRYLKSMLSVSGVRQTVNIDHIKQGYYSIKALNPNGIVPAGPDLAAYGL